From Candidatus Woesearchaeota archaeon, a single genomic window includes:
- a CDS encoding class I SAM-dependent methyltransferase has translation MKDIDLINEWKKEEKKSFEGWDFSYLGNRYDEGYPDWDYEGNAKNFIKNSESVLDMCTGGAEVYCKILSTFKPFNVKAIEKYEPNVSVAQKALDAFGGKVMFVTNNENLPFETGEFDLVLNRHGAFNVKELSRIIRKDGIFFTQQVEANNWSDLMSEFGDTPNWPDNTLSIVVEKLKKEGFKIERAEEWEGKTFFKDIKALVFVLKVIPWTINNFGVEKYKEVLLRLHKKIEKEGKLEFSSKRYLILARKK, from the coding sequence ATGAAAGATATTGATTTAATAAATGAATGGAAAAAAGAAGAAAAAAAGAGCTTCGAAGGATGGGATTTTTCGTATTTAGGTAATCGTTACGATGAAGGATATCCTGATTGGGATTATGAAGGAAATGCGAAGAATTTTATTAAAAATTCTGAATCTGTTTTAGATATGTGCACAGGAGGCGCAGAAGTTTATTGTAAAATTTTATCAACTTTTAAACCGTTTAATGTTAAAGCTATTGAGAAATATGAACCAAATGTTTCTGTTGCGCAAAAGGCTTTAGATGCTTTCGGAGGAAAAGTTATGTTTGTCACAAATAATGAAAATCTTCCTTTTGAAACAGGTGAGTTTGATTTGGTGCTTAATAGACATGGTGCTTTTAATGTTAAAGAACTTAGCAGGATCATTCGCAAAGACGGTATTTTTTTCACGCAACAAGTTGAAGCAAATAATTGGTCTGATTTAATGTCTGAATTTGGCGATACTCCTAATTGGCCTGATAACACTTTATCAATCGTTGTTGAAAAATTAAAAAAAGAAGGTTTTAAAATTGAAAGGGCAGAGGAATGGGAAGGTAAAACTTTTTTTAAAGATATTAAAGCCTTAGTTTTTGTTCTTAAAGTCATTCCTTGGACAATAAATAATTTTGGTGTTGAGAAATACAAAGAAGTTTTATTGAGACTCCATAAAAAAATAGAAAAAGAAGGAAAATTAGAGTTTTCTTCTAAAAGATATCTTATTTTAGCAAGAAAAAAATAG
- a CDS encoding Fic family protein translates to MPTKYDVFAKLIEKSPCRESELGFKSEVYVQLKNLVKIGWVKEQNKFYVPIKNNKTFYAFKTIKYCLKNNLDYNLFFSKNMPLILTDLIKNLPNLRPRKLKNNKDILNILSYLENNQFILVHKKKPYIGIMLRHQLFDYILGVFDIKIKVPKPNIDFKDVKLKVKKIKGKPVNPFDEEIFSFLAGSAQLEGATISIGETRDLLVKDIYPEKPQKDIQMVKNLNEALIYVLENIDEEITEKQIKKINYLIMFSMHRHAGKYKITQNKIQGNPDFKTVIPSKVPEHMNSFCSEIKKINSANCLDKLGWIHNEFQRIHPFADGNSRTTRMILNWIMMQNGFPLIILKMGSFDEYMNLTKLSKKRDDDELTQFFWNILVHEEINK, encoded by the coding sequence ATGCCAACAAAATACGATGTTTTTGCTAAGTTAATTGAAAAAAGCCCTTGCAGAGAATCGGAACTGGGTTTTAAATCAGAAGTATATGTTCAATTAAAAAATTTAGTAAAAATTGGTTGGGTAAAAGAACAAAATAAATTTTATGTTCCAATTAAAAATAACAAAACATTTTATGCATTTAAAACAATTAAATATTGTTTGAAAAATAATTTAGATTATAATTTATTTTTTTCAAAAAATATGCCTTTAATTTTAACAGATTTAATCAAAAACTTGCCAAATTTACGTCCACGTAAATTAAAAAATAACAAAGACATTTTAAATATTTTATCTTACTTAGAAAACAATCAATTCATCCTTGTTCATAAAAAAAAACCTTACATAGGGATAATGCTAAGACATCAATTATTTGATTATATTCTAGGTGTCTTTGATATTAAAATAAAAGTTCCTAAACCTAACATAGATTTTAAGGATGTTAAATTAAAAGTTAAAAAAATAAAGGGAAAGCCTGTAAATCCTTTTGATGAAGAAATTTTTTCTTTTCTCGCTGGTAGCGCTCAACTTGAAGGCGCGACTATTTCAATTGGGGAAACAAGAGATTTATTAGTTAAGGATATTTATCCTGAAAAGCCTCAAAAAGATATTCAAATGGTAAAAAACCTTAATGAAGCACTAATTTATGTTCTAGAAAATATTGATGAAGAAATAACTGAAAAACAAATAAAAAAAATCAATTACTTGATAATGTTTAGTATGCACAGGCACGCAGGCAAATATAAAATAACTCAAAACAAAATTCAAGGAAATCCTGATTTTAAAACAGTTATTCCTAGCAAAGTTCCTGAGCACATGAATTCTTTTTGCTCTGAAATAAAAAAAATAAATTCTGCTAATTGTTTAGATAAATTAGGTTGGATTCACAACGAATTTCAAAGAATACACCCTTTTGCTGATGGTAACAGTAGAACAACTAGGATGATTTTAAATTGGATAATGATGCAAAACGGTTTCCCTTTAATAATTTTGAAAATGGGTTCTTTCGATGAATACATGAATTTAACAAAACTCTCAAAGAAACGAGATGATGATGAACTAACACAATTTTTCTGGAACATACTTGTTCACGAAGAAATAAATAAATAA